The DNA region CGGCTGATAAATGCCCATGTCCTGGTACCAATTCAGAAGTAATTGATGGGTCATCAATCTCAGTCCCATATAATTTCGCCATTAATTTCTTACTTTTCATTAAATCAAATAAATTCCCTGGCCCGACTGAATTGCTAGTTGGGTTTGTGGGTGTATTTGTTCCATAATCACCAAGCATGACCTTATCATTATTAACATTCCGTTCTAATGTTTTAACTTTCGATTCAAGATAAGCAATCGCCGTCGCCAAATTCTCTTTGTCACGCTGCGATAATTTTGAATGATTTTGCCCATTCAGTAAATCACGACATTTTTGAATGGCTTGATTGGCACTAATGATTTGCTCTCCTTCATCATATGCATCAAATGCAATCGAGAAAGTCACTGGGAAATAATAGTACAAATACATCGCTTTAAGGCTTTCATCAAACTGACGTCGCTCAGCAAAATATTGTGTATTGTAATTGTACTTTAAGCTTTCATACGCAGCGAAGGTTTTAAAAATATTATTGTTATCAACCGATACTTCACCGCTTGCGACCTTACTAAATTTTTCAAATTGATCAAGGACATAGTAATTACTACCACTTTCGTTACCTAAAAGATCCACGGTCGCATTGGCAAAAACACTATGCGCTACCTTGCGTAATTCCTCTAAATCTCTGGGCGACAAGTCAGCCGCTGACTTGGTCAGAATACCACTACTATTGATGGTGTCATACATATTTTTAATTGGAATTTTCACACTCGAAATATTTAAATTCAATTCTTTGACCGACAAAAACTGATTAATTTCGTCCTTATAAGCCGCTTTCTCCGTTGCGTCTCGAATCGCGTTAAACACACTATTCATTTGCTCCTTTAGCCCGTCAATTTGCTTTGAAATATCATTTAATTTTTCCATATACACATCTTTTTGAGGCCCAGAAATAATCGTCAATAACATGTCTAACGCATCGCCAAACGGCCCACCTAAACACATTAATTTTGCCAAACCGACGGTGCCACCAGCTGACTTATCTCGCTGCTTCCACGCTTCTTTTAAACCATCTGCAATGGCTAAGAAAGCTGTATTAGCGCAATCTTTTAGCATCGGCTTACCATTTTTATCAAATGTGATTTTCCCTGTAACACCTGTCCCATCATTTTCACCCGGTTGATAATATATCGCTGGCTGATACGTATCAATTTCATCAAAAGCAACGTTTTTATGTATCGTATTATCAAATTGACTCTCACCTCTAACGGCGTTACCTATCTGCTTCATTGGTGGGGTAATGCCGAACGTTTGAGCTGTTGTTTGACCTGTGCCAAAAACAGCTTTATTTGTCACCTGTTTTGCAACGGCCCGGGCTTTGTACGTCCGAATGACTTCGCCCTTAATTTTGATAGTACCCTTATCAAGCCGCTCCGTTGATTGGTCTGGCGTCACCAGAAAAGTAATTGTCGCGTCAGTCCCAGCGTTCTCTAACTGTACGTTAACATCATTTGTTTGCTTAAAATTCTTTGAAAATTCAAGTTCGTCCATTGGGTAATCTGCTAAATCAGTAGCAAACGCGCCATTATCAACATGCAATTTTAATTCATACTTTGGTAGCGGAGAATCTGGGGTTACCAGGCGAAAACTAGTTTGTCGGACTTGTGCTGGTGTCGTGTCATCTGCCTTAATGACCTGATTACCAGTTAATAACCACAACGACATGCCAAATAATAACAAAGTCAATCCACGCTTTTTGGTCATATGCTCTCCTATTTGATCACTAAGCTTAATACGTCAATAAGTTCATTATAAATACCCCATGTAATGGCTCAACCAATGATTTGTAAATGTTTTATTTACAGACGTCCTAAATTGTCACATGACACTAACCACCAAGACTAATTGCCAGGACAATGGCGCAACAAAAAAGCATACCGCGAAAAAATCTGCGATATGCTTTTATTCATCTAGTACATTTGATTGTGGCAACATGCCCGACCATTAAACCTGCGAAAAATTTAATTTTTAGTAGGTAATGGTTTCAACGTCAGCAAATGAGGCTTGCGTTGGTGTCTCACGTCCAAAGAAAGTAATTAAGACTGTGACTTCCGCCTTGTCATTATCAATAGCTGTAATTGGTCCTTCTTGACCTGCCATTGAACCAGAAATAATCTTAACCGTATCACCAATATTCGCATCTAACTTCAAGTCAGCACGCTTAACCTCTGGTTCGTCCACGATTGGATTACCATCTTGATCATAGCGGTGTAAGAATGTATCGACCTCATCAGGTGTCAATGACACCGGCTTTGCACCACCACCACGTGAACCTAAGAACCCAGTGACGTTTGGCGTGTTACGGACAACATACCATGCTTCATCAGTCATAACCATTTTAACTAGCACATAACCGGGATATTCATTTTCCATGTGCGTCTTGATTTCGCCCTCTTTATCGCGAATAGGCGCACCATCTTTATCACGGTCGATGACCTCTTGCTCAGGTACAATCACCCGATAAATAAAGTCCACCATGTTCATTGTTTCAATACGTGATTCAAGACTAGTTTTAACCTTATTTTCATACCCAGAATATGTTTGTAGCACATACCATTCTGCTTCAAGTGATTCAACCATAATTGCCTCCAAATTGATTTAGTGTAAATTAAAAACCCTCTGTCGAAGAGGGCCTTTATTAATTATTTCAATACCGTTATTATAGTACGTTTTGCTTACTTAGACAAGAAAGTAATTCCTTGTTCAAATAGCCAATCAGCACCACCAAAGAACAATGCGAAGAACAATGAGGTTCCCAATACAATAAGGGTATTCCGTGCATTTTCATTAAACGTTGGCCATGTTGTCTTACGCATTTCTGCAGCGACTTCTCCAAAAAACTTCATTTCAACCGATCTCCAATCCTTTTAGTTCACTTTTAATTTAATTATCGTTTTCAACGTGCTACATCGTCTCGCGGTGTATCGTATGGTGACCACAAAATGGGCAGAATTTTTTGACTTCAAGTCGCGTCATTCGTTCCGGCTTTTTAGCAACCATATAATTTCTTGAGCCGCATACACTGCACGCTAACGCTACTTTTTTAACCGCCATTTTGTGTCTCCGCTCTTTTATTGTCGTCTAATTATAGCACAAATTTATCCATATCGCCTATTTTACTGCAATTGTGCCCGAATTCGCATTAAACTGGTACGCACATTTGATGGCGTCATCATTAACTGCTGGGCAATTTCTTTTCCTGAATAACCTAATAAAGCTAACCGAAAAATTTGCTTTTGTTTTGGATTTAATTGCTGACACATTGTTTGACATGCCATTAATCGTTCAATTGTCTGACGCGATTGAATTAATTCTGGTGCCATCAAACCATCCCACGTGTCTTCTCCAAAAACGTTTAGGGAAATATCTTGCTGATACCGTCTTTGTCGTATTCGATTCATCGTTCGCCAGGCCGCCGTTTTTAGGTAATTAGTAAACGCCCCGACGTCAGCTAAAGCGACATTTTGTATGGCTTTGATAAAAACAATCCCCATTTCTTGCCGCCAATCATCAGGCGTCAAATCGCGTGGATGCCGGCGATAAGCACCCCATATCAATGGCCGATACAGTGTATATAACGCCATGAATACTGTTTCATCATTCGCTTTAGCACGTGCCAATTGTTCTGCTGTAATCCCCTTTTGTCGCATACCAATCCCTCCGTCCAGACATTATGGCAAAAAAGGCAGTACATGGGGAATCAATGCAAATAAAAATGGCGCTTGCGTTGCAACGCAATGCACCACTCACATATAGGTTTATAAAGGATGGCGCGAATTAAAGGCACTGTAAATCAATAAACTCGCTGCCACTGATGCGTTGAGTGACTGCACATGCCCAACCATTGGAATCGTCAACATCTCGTCGACCGATTTTTTTAATAATGGCGCAATGCCCTTACCTTCATTGCCAATGATAAGTGCTGTTGGTCCTTGTGCATCCCACTGGCGATAATCTTTACCTGTCATATCAGTTCCAAAAATCCACAATCCGCGAGCCTTTAGTGTTTCCACCGTTTGAACAAGATTTGTCACACGCACAACCGGTACGTGTTCAATAGCGCCAGTTGACGTTTTAGCAACTGTCGCTGTCAATTGGACTGCTCGGCGTTTCGGAATAATTATTCCATGTACACCCGCTGCATCAGCGGTTCGCAGAATTGAACCTAAATTATGTGGGTCCTCAATTGAATCTAAAATCAAGAAAAATGGTGCTTCATCTTGCGCAGCAGCTTTTTCAAACAAATCGTCCAAAGTCGCATAATCATAAGCTGAAATTGACAAAACAACCCCTTGATGGTTTTGATTCGTTACTAATTCGTCTAATTTTGACTTTGGTACGTCCTGAATGACTAAGCCTCTTTTTTTTGCCAATGCGATGATTTCTTGACGCATTTGTTCGCCCACACCGGTTTGCAACCAAACCTTATTAATTTCAGTGGTGCCCTTAAGCGCTTCAACTGACGCGTGGTGACCATAGATAAATTCAGCTGGTGTCTGGTCCTCAGCAATTTCAACATTTGACTTAGTTTGTCGCGTCGGCTTTCGACGGCGCTCATCAGTTACCCGATTTTGTCGTGAGCCACGTTGCTTATCATTTCTTTGTTGTCCCATTATCCCTTGTTCGCCCACTTTCTACTTGTTCAAAAACCCACTCAATCACCGTCGATAACCGATCAAACTGACCACTCGCATGCCAATAACCCATTAAAGCTTCAAAGCCAGTCGATATACGATACGTCACCACATCAGTATGTTTGGCTTTTGTATGCGAATTAGCGTTTCGACCTCGTTTAAAATAATTAAGTTCAGTTTCATTTAAAATGTCTTCTGCAGTCATCAGTTCAAACAAAGCAGCATGTGCTTTCGCTGAAACGTAGTTCTTAGCTCGACGCTGTAATTGGCCAGGCTTAGTAATGCCTTTTGCCAATAAATGCTGCCGAACAAATGTTTCATAAACAGCATCTCCTAAATATGCTAAATCGAGTCCATTTAATTGTTGATAATTTATTTTTTCATTCATATCCTTATTCTAGCGTATTCCACGATGCGATGCACGATTTATCTTAGAAAAAAAGGCCTTAAACATCAAAAATGAGGCGGTTCAAATGTCCCACCTCATCAATTGACACGTCAGTGATTCAATTCGGGACAAACAATGCTTAATCAACGTCAAATCTAAGAATTTTCATTTTTGCAATCACTACTAGACGGGACCTACGCTCATCAATCATTGTAGTGGATTATAATAACGGCTACCCGTATAAATCACTAATATCAGCGCCACGCTAACTATCCCAATTATCCCAATCAGCACAGCCCAGTCCAATCGTTTAAATTGCTGATCATAGTACCATGTACGCCGCTTCTTCAAACCGAATCGTCTTAACGCCATCGCGCGACTAATCTCATCAATTCTTGCAAATGAGCTCAACACTAATGGCATCACAACTCGAACCGCATTCGTTATGCGTTGCTTAATTGGCGCTGATTTTCCAACATCAAATCCGCGAGCTTGCTGGGCATACGAAATCATTTGATACTCGTTTTGGACATCTGGAATATAACGTAAAGTTAAAGCAAAAGCGTAGGCCACCCGATATGAAATCCCAATTTTATTCAAACCTGCCGCAAATTCACTGGGATTGGTCGTGAGCAAGAATAATAAAGCCATCGGTAATGACACCATATATTTTAATGCAACAATACTTTCATATAGTAGTTGTTCTTGCGTTAAAGCATAATCACCAGAACCCAATATCACGTGCTGACTTCCAAATAAACTAACCCCATACTGCGGGGCAAATACATAAATCAACAATAAATTCAAACCAGCAAAAAGGAGCACCGCATATACAAATACCGCAATTTGCTGCCATTTAACGTGGGTTGACACCAAAACGATTATTGTCAGAACTGCCAGCCCAAATAAATACCGCACATCAAAGCTTAACATCGCAGCAATCGTCAATGCCAAAAAGCCAACTAATTTCGTGCTACCAGTGAGTCGATGTACCCATGAATCACCTGCCTGATAACCTAATAACTGCGTTGTCATGATGTTACCCTCCTTTCCTCATTCGTTTAACATCCGTACTATTTGTGCAGTCGACCACGTGCTGTCAAACCTGTTTATCAAAGTCATCAGGCCCGTTTGTCTTAAATCAGCGACATGCAAAATACTTTTATTTTGTAATAATTCTGACGGTTCCATATCAGCAACGACCTGACCATCAACCATTGCGATTGTCCGTTGCGCAACAGTCTGCAATAAATTCATATCATGCGTAATCAAAATGACCGTTAATCGCTCTTCATGATGTAATTCAGTCACTAATTGTATCAGCGACTTGGCATGTGTTGCGTCTTGTCCAGCTGTTGGCTCATCTAAAATCAATACCTTAGGTTGTAAAATTAACACTGCAATAATTGATAATCTCTTTTTCTGACCGTAAGACAAGACTGAGACTGGCCAATGACGAAACTCATATAAATCGGCAATTTTCAATAATCGATCGACTTGTGTCTTAATTTCTGATTCAGCAATACCACGTAATCGTAATCCAATCGCAACTTCGTCAAAGACATTAGCTTGCGTAAACATTTGATTTGGATTTTGTGCAACATATCCAATATATTGTGCTCTTTCTTTAATAGACAACGCCAATAAATCTGTTTGCTTAAATCGAATCTCTCCCGATAATGGGTTTAAAAAACCTGCAATTAACTGCATCAATGTTGATTTACCCGAACCATTTTTACCAACAATGGCTATCATCTCATCAGCCTTAAAATTCAAATTAAAGTCAGTAAAAATATGTTGGCCTGTTGGATAGCCAAAATTCAGCCGTGCAATACGTAACCCAATCTCGTCATTTAGCATACCACTCGATAATTCTGGCGTTGATTCAATTGAAGCTACAAATTGTTTCAAGCGCTGCTCTAAATCAGGTGCAGTTAACTCATCTGGTTGCTCAATATTTTTAACCTGCTTTAAATCGAGCCCCGCAGCTTGCAATAATTGAATATATGTCGGCGTTGCCAATCCAAATCGTGCCAGTTGACCACTAGTTAATGTTTGCGGTACTGTTGCGTCACTCACCACCTGACCATCATCTAAAATGACAATTCGATCCACACCACCCGTCAATATGTCTTCAATTCGATGCTCACCAATGATAATTGTCAAATCATCCTCAGCTTGGAGGCGCGACAATAACTTCATCATTCGCTGACCTGAAGCCGGATCTAGACTAGCCAGCGGTTCGTCCAACAATAAAATAGGTTCATCGTCAATCAAAACACCAGCCATTGCAACACGTTGCTTTTCGCCGCCAGATAACACTTGTGGCGCCAAATCAATCAAATCAGTCACATGAAGTTCCGCGGCCCAATCGGCAACCTTAGCCATCAGTTGCGAATGAACCAATGCATCATTTTCTAGCGCAAAAGCAATATCTTCACCAGTTGTTAAGCCGACAAATTGTGCATTCGAATCTTGTAATACGGTACCAATTACTAAAGACCGTTTAAATACCGATTGTTGCGTCACATCTTGCCCTGATAAATTAATCCGTCCTGTGACAGTGCCTGCATACTCACTTGGAATTAACCCATTTAATAAACGAGCTAGTGTTGATTTACCTGATCCTGACCGACCAGTTAATAAAATTTTTTCACCTTGATGAATCGTGAGATTGATATGTTGTAACGTTGGTGTTGCTTGCGTATCATATTGAACGCTCACATCTCGTAATTCTAGCAACGGCGCCATACTAAGTCCCCCTTCATTCAAATTTTTGTCATCCCCTTATCTCATTTATCTCGTGTCAATGCACCCTGTTGGATTTTTGTCCGACTGTAACCAACTAATAACAAAGTTCCGATGATTAAAATTGAAATAAAGTTGATACCGGTTGCAACAAATCCCTGCAAGAACACTTTATTTGCTGGCTCACTGTAGATCAATATATCGCCAAGGGGGGCAATAACCGACCAGGCAAGCACATTTGCTAATAATTGCCATAAATTAAAACCAATCAGTTTCCAAGTCGTTAATTGACCAGCGCCTAACTTGAGATACCGTAAACCAAATCCTAAAATAAGACCAAAAGCCGTATCCGCAATCACCCATGACCACCAAATGGCACCATAAGAAACCGCATCATTTAAGCTGTGCCCAATCAACGCGACAAGACCTGCGACAATTGGACCAAAGATTGCTG from Weissella diestrammenae includes:
- the rlmB gene encoding 23S rRNA (guanosine(2251)-2'-O)-methyltransferase RlmB, which produces MGQQRNDKQRGSRQNRVTDERRRKPTRQTKSNVEIAEDQTPAEFIYGHHASVEALKGTTEINKVWLQTGVGEQMRQEIIALAKKRGLVIQDVPKSKLDELVTNQNHQGVVLSISAYDYATLDDLFEKAAAQDEAPFFLILDSIEDPHNLGSILRTADAAGVHGIIIPKRRAVQLTATVAKTSTGAIEHVPVVRVTNLVQTVETLKARGLWIFGTDMTGKDYRQWDAQGPTALIIGNEGKGIAPLLKKSVDEMLTIPMVGHVQSLNASVAASLLIYSAFNSRHPL
- a CDS encoding ECF-type riboflavin transporter substrate-binding protein, which gives rise to MKLSTRSVVAIGISAAVFFILFKFIAIPTGIPNTQINVAEAWLSLVAAIFGPIVAGLVALIGHSLNDAVSYGAIWWSWVIADTAFGLILGFGLRYLKLGAGQLTTWKLIGFNLWQLLANVLAWSVIAPLGDILIYSEPANKVFLQGFVATGINFISILIIGTLLLVGYSRTKIQQGALTRDK
- a CDS encoding Mini-ribonuclease 3; the protein is MNEKINYQQLNGLDLAYLGDAVYETFVRQHLLAKGITKPGQLQRRAKNYVSAKAHAALFELMTAEDILNETELNYFKRGRNANSHTKAKHTDVVTYRISTGFEALMGYWHASGQFDRLSTVIEWVFEQVESGRTRDNGTTKK
- the nusG gene encoding transcription termination/antitermination protein NusG; this encodes MVESLEAEWYVLQTYSGYENKVKTSLESRIETMNMVDFIYRVIVPEQEVIDRDKDGAPIRDKEGEIKTHMENEYPGYVLVKMVMTDEAWYVVRNTPNVTGFLGSRGGGAKPVSLTPDEVDTFLHRYDQDGNPIVDEPEVKRADLKLDANIGDTVKIISGSMAGQEGPITAIDNDKAEVTVLITFFGRETPTQASFADVETITY
- a CDS encoding ABC transporter ATP-binding protein; its protein translation is MAPLLELRDVSVQYDTQATPTLQHINLTIHQGEKILLTGRSGSGKSTLARLLNGLIPSEYAGTVTGRINLSGQDVTQQSVFKRSLVIGTVLQDSNAQFVGLTTGEDIAFALENDALVHSQLMAKVADWAAELHVTDLIDLAPQVLSGGEKQRVAMAGVLIDDEPILLLDEPLASLDPASGQRMMKLLSRLQAEDDLTIIIGEHRIEDILTGGVDRIVILDDGQVVSDATVPQTLTSGQLARFGLATPTYIQLLQAAGLDLKQVKNIEQPDELTAPDLEQRLKQFVASIESTPELSSGMLNDEIGLRIARLNFGYPTGQHIFTDFNLNFKADEMIAIVGKNGSGKSTLMQLIAGFLNPLSGEIRFKQTDLLALSIKERAQYIGYVAQNPNQMFTQANVFDEVAIGLRLRGIAESEIKTQVDRLLKIADLYEFRHWPVSVLSYGQKKRLSIIAVLILQPKVLILDEPTAGQDATHAKSLIQLVTELHHEERLTVILITHDMNLLQTVAQRTIAMVDGQVVADMEPSELLQNKSILHVADLRQTGLMTLINRFDSTWSTAQIVRMLNE
- a CDS encoding energy-coupling factor transporter transmembrane component T family protein translates to MTTQLLGYQAGDSWVHRLTGSTKLVGFLALTIAAMLSFDVRYLFGLAVLTIIVLVSTHVKWQQIAVFVYAVLLFAGLNLLLIYVFAPQYGVSLFGSQHVILGSGDYALTQEQLLYESIVALKYMVSLPMALLFLLTTNPSEFAAGLNKIGISYRVAYAFALTLRYIPDVQNEYQMISYAQQARGFDVGKSAPIKQRITNAVRVVMPLVLSSFARIDEISRAMALRRFGLKKRRTWYYDQQFKRLDWAVLIGIIGIVSVALILVIYTGSRYYNPLQ
- the secE gene encoding preprotein translocase subunit SecE encodes the protein MKFFGEVAAEMRKTTWPTFNENARNTLIVLGTSLFFALFFGGADWLFEQGITFLSK
- the rpmG gene encoding 50S ribosomal protein L33; this encodes MAVKKVALACSVCGSRNYMVAKKPERMTRLEVKKFCPFCGHHTIHRETM
- a CDS encoding RNA polymerase sigma factor; this encodes MRQKGITAEQLARAKANDETVFMALYTLYRPLIWGAYRRHPRDLTPDDWRQEMGIVFIKAIQNVALADVGAFTNYLKTAAWRTMNRIRQRRYQQDISLNVFGEDTWDGLMAPELIQSRQTIERLMACQTMCQQLNPKQKQIFRLALLGYSGKEIAQQLMMTPSNVRTSLMRIRAQLQ